A DNA window from Vanessa cardui chromosome 16, ilVanCard2.1, whole genome shotgun sequence contains the following coding sequences:
- the LOC124536200 gene encoding ATP-dependent RNA helicase dbp2-like isoform X2, whose translation MQYNSFHNQHPIFRPRLDRNEQFGKIPFFNGLHDFGGPKNFTPRNGMGNKNFRPRNDFNGVRNDYNNFKNENGNPADFGGPKEYRPRNNYNQTQKKNDYDGEKNAGGNMQFYNGKNDFGGPKQQNFPKNLGPKNFNNQNGLNNCQQYVPKKIYNNSSSPSSDFNDRKMQSRKAKHPGDSLIKPEWDMASLDTIQKNFYKPHANVEGRSEEEVQMFRAAKEITVSGNNVPRPNHVFDEGNFPDHVMSTIKEQGWEEPTGIQAQGWPIALSGRDMVGIASTGSGKTLAYMLPAAVHIVHQPRIQRGDGPIALILAPTRELAQQIQSVAQAYSARGCIRNTCLFGGSPKGPQARDLERGVEIVIATPGRLIDFLERGTTNLRRCTYLVLDEADRMLDMGFEPQIRKIIEQIRPDRQVLMWSATWPKEIQALAEDFLTDYIKVNIGSLNLSANNNIKQIIEVCEEHEKEAKLSNLLKEIASEKDNKVIVFVETKKKVDDIARAVRRNGHKALAIHGDKSQPERDAVLTEFRNGATTILIATDVAARGLDVEDVKFVVNFDYPNSSEDYIHRIGRTGRCQQSGTAYTYFTSGDARQARALVAVLRETGQNPPAKLSDMARNNNNSSSRNRWQQRKENNSGASSPRQKSNQWNNKMANMSNEENQNNYQNRNLQQHQQQQQQQQQQQAPRFSNQNQNTNQGYRQNSYQKTVPFPSPNVFESMGSYQGGYNNGYQNAYNNQNGYGQHARGNGGQQYHRNTNSVGNKSAGSGSSYGSPPPHFATPPHYTQMHPHHQEMLGGKFYGGGVGGGGPCGYQAAVGAGVPYPHLPPGPLLYAAPVQQ comes from the exons ATGCAGTACAACAGCTTTCACAATCAACATCCtat cTTTAGACCTCGACTAGACCGGAATGAACAATTCGGTAAAATTCCCTTCTTCAATGGCCTGCATGATTTTGGTGGGCCAAAAAATTTTACACCAAGAAATGGAATGGGCAACAAAAACTTCAGGCCTAGAAATGATTTTAATGGCGTAAGAAACGATTACAacaatttcaaaaatgaaaatggAAATCCTGCCGATTTTGGCGGACCAAAAGAATACAGGCCAAGAAATAACTACAACCAAACCCAAAAAAAGAATGATTATGATGGAGAAAAAAATGCTGGAGGCAACATGCAATTTTACAATGGAAAAAATGATTTTGGCGGCCCTAAACAACAAAATTTCCCTAAGAACTTGGGCcccaaaaactttaataatcaaaatggTCTCAATAATTGTCAACAATATGTTcccaaaaaaatttataataattcctCGTCACCGTCATCAGATTTCAATGATCGTAAGATGCAAAGCAGGAAAGCTAAACATCCTGGTGATAGCCTGATAAAACCAGAATGGGATATGGCAAGCCTTGATACAATTCAAAAAAATTTCTACAAACCACATGCTAACGTTGAAGGGCGTTCGGAGGAAGAAGTACAAATGTTCCGTGCAGCTAAAGAAATCACTGTAAGTGGAAATAATGTCCCTCGTCCTAACCATGTGTTTGATGAAGGTAATTTTCCTGATCATGTAATGAGTACTATTAAAGAGCAAGGTTGGGAAGAACCTACAGGTATCCAAGCACAGGGATGGCCCATTGCATTGTCTGGTCGAGACATGGTAGGAATTGCATCTACTGGATCAGGGAAAACCTTAGCTTACATGCTACCTGCAGCCGTTCATATAGTTCATCAACCAAGAATCCAACGGGGCGATGGCCCTATTGCTCTCATTCTGGCTCCAACAAGAGAATTGGCACAGCAAATTCAATCAGTAGCACAAGCTTACAGTGCCCGTGGTTGTATAAGGAATACTTGCCTATTTGGTGGTTCACCAAAAGGACCACAAGCTAGAGACTTAGAAAGAGGCGTCGAAATTGTTATTGCCACACCAGGGCGATTAATTGATTTCTTAGAGCGAGGAACTACAAACTTACGTCGTTGCACTTATTTGGTTTTGGATGAAGCAGACAGAATGTTGGATATGGGATTCGAACCTCAAATCCGCAAAATAATTGAACAGATCCGTCCGGACCGTCAAGTTTTGATGTGGTCCGCTACTTGGCCAAAAGAAATACAAGCTCTTGCTGAAGATTTCTTAACTGATTACATTAAAGTTAATATTGGTTCATTAAATCTCtctgcaaataataatataaagcaaatCATAGAAGTCTGTGAAGAACATGAAAAAGAAGCAAAACTATCAAATTTGTTGAAAGAAATTGCTTCGGAAAAGGACAACAAAGTTATTGTATTTGTTGAGACAAAGAAAAAA gttGATGACATAGCACGTGCAGTGCGACGCAATGGACACAAAGCTTTAGCTATTCACGGCGATAAGTCGCAACCTGAGCGCGACGCCGTTTTAACCGAGTTTCGCAATGGAGCCACAACCATTTTGATAGCTACTGATGTTGCTGCTCGTGGTTTAGATGTTGAAGATGTAAAGTTCGTTGTTAATTTTGATTATCCAAATTCATCTGAAGATTACATTCACAGAATTG GTCGTACAGGCCGTTGCCAACAGTCTGGTACAGCATACACTTATTTTACGAGTGGTGATGCTCGCCAGGCCCGCGCCTTAGTGGCAGTGCTTCGTGAAACGGGTCAAAATCCTCCTGCTAAGCTTAGCGATATGGcaagaaacaacaacaacagttcaA gtCGGAATCGCTGGCAGCAACGCAAAGAAAACAACAGTGGTGCCAGTTCACCTCGCCAAAAGAGCAATCAATGGAATAATAAGATGGCTAATATGAGTAAtgaagaaaatcaaaataattatcaaaatcgtaatttacaacaacatcaacaacaacagcagcaacaacaacaacaacaagctCCACGATTTTCTAACCAGAACCAAAACACTAATCAGGGCTATAGACAAAACAGTTACCAAAAAACTGTACCTTTTCCTAGCCCAAATGTATTCGAATCAATGGGAAGCTACCAAGGAGGATACAACAATGGCTATCAAAATGCATACAACAATCAAAATGGTTATGGACAAC ATGCACGTGGAAATGGCGGTCAACAATACCATCGTAATACTAACTCCGTTGGAAATAAATCAGCTGGATCAGGGTCTTCTTACGGATCTCCACCACCTCATTTTGCTACACCACCCCATTACACCCAAATGCATCCTCATCACCAGGAAATGCTTG GAGGCAAATTTTACGGTGGTGGCGTTGGAGGCGGCGGCCCTTGCGGCTACCAAGCAGCTGTAGGAGCTGGTGTTCCATACCCACATCTACCACCTGGCCCGCTATTATATGCAGCACCAGTTCaacagtaa
- the LOC124536200 gene encoding ATP-dependent RNA helicase dbp2-like isoform X1 — MQYNSFHNQHPIFRPRLDRNEQFGKIPFFNGLHDFGGPKNFTPRNGMGNKNFRPRNDFNGVRNDYNNFKNENGNPADFGGPKEYRPRNNYNQTQKKNDYDGEKNAGGNMQFYNGKNDFGGPKQQNFPKNLGPKNFNNQNGLNNCQQYVPKKIYNNSSSPSSDFNDRKMQSRKAKHPGDSLIKPEWDMASLDTIQKNFYKPHANVEGRSEEEVQMFRAAKEITVSGNNVPRPNHVFDEGNFPDHVMSTIKEQGWEEPTGIQAQGWPIALSGRDMVGIASTGSGKTLAYMLPAAVHIVHQPRIQRGDGPIALILAPTRELAQQIQSVAQAYSARGCIRNTCLFGGSPKGPQARDLERGVEIVIATPGRLIDFLERGTTNLRRCTYLVLDEADRMLDMGFEPQIRKIIEQIRPDRQVLMWSATWPKEIQALAEDFLTDYIKVNIGSLNLSANNNIKQIIEVCEEHEKEAKLSNLLKEIASEKDNKVIVFVETKKKVDDIARAVRRNGHKALAIHGDKSQPERDAVLTEFRNGATTILIATDVAARGLDVEDVKFVVNFDYPNSSEDYIHRIGRTGRCQQSGTAYTYFTSGDARQARALVAVLRETGQNPPAKLSDMARNNNNSSSRNRWQQRKENNSGASSPRQKSNQWNNKMANMSNEENQNNYQNRNLQQHQQQQQQQQQQQAPRFSNQNQNTNQGYRQNSYQKTVPFPSPNVFESMGSYQGGYNNGYQNAYNNQNGYGQRTFNNARGNGGQQYHRNTNSVGNKSAGSGSSYGSPPPHFATPPHYTQMHPHHQEMLGGKFYGGGVGGGGPCGYQAAVGAGVPYPHLPPGPLLYAAPVQQ; from the exons ATGCAGTACAACAGCTTTCACAATCAACATCCtat cTTTAGACCTCGACTAGACCGGAATGAACAATTCGGTAAAATTCCCTTCTTCAATGGCCTGCATGATTTTGGTGGGCCAAAAAATTTTACACCAAGAAATGGAATGGGCAACAAAAACTTCAGGCCTAGAAATGATTTTAATGGCGTAAGAAACGATTACAacaatttcaaaaatgaaaatggAAATCCTGCCGATTTTGGCGGACCAAAAGAATACAGGCCAAGAAATAACTACAACCAAACCCAAAAAAAGAATGATTATGATGGAGAAAAAAATGCTGGAGGCAACATGCAATTTTACAATGGAAAAAATGATTTTGGCGGCCCTAAACAACAAAATTTCCCTAAGAACTTGGGCcccaaaaactttaataatcaaaatggTCTCAATAATTGTCAACAATATGTTcccaaaaaaatttataataattcctCGTCACCGTCATCAGATTTCAATGATCGTAAGATGCAAAGCAGGAAAGCTAAACATCCTGGTGATAGCCTGATAAAACCAGAATGGGATATGGCAAGCCTTGATACAATTCAAAAAAATTTCTACAAACCACATGCTAACGTTGAAGGGCGTTCGGAGGAAGAAGTACAAATGTTCCGTGCAGCTAAAGAAATCACTGTAAGTGGAAATAATGTCCCTCGTCCTAACCATGTGTTTGATGAAGGTAATTTTCCTGATCATGTAATGAGTACTATTAAAGAGCAAGGTTGGGAAGAACCTACAGGTATCCAAGCACAGGGATGGCCCATTGCATTGTCTGGTCGAGACATGGTAGGAATTGCATCTACTGGATCAGGGAAAACCTTAGCTTACATGCTACCTGCAGCCGTTCATATAGTTCATCAACCAAGAATCCAACGGGGCGATGGCCCTATTGCTCTCATTCTGGCTCCAACAAGAGAATTGGCACAGCAAATTCAATCAGTAGCACAAGCTTACAGTGCCCGTGGTTGTATAAGGAATACTTGCCTATTTGGTGGTTCACCAAAAGGACCACAAGCTAGAGACTTAGAAAGAGGCGTCGAAATTGTTATTGCCACACCAGGGCGATTAATTGATTTCTTAGAGCGAGGAACTACAAACTTACGTCGTTGCACTTATTTGGTTTTGGATGAAGCAGACAGAATGTTGGATATGGGATTCGAACCTCAAATCCGCAAAATAATTGAACAGATCCGTCCGGACCGTCAAGTTTTGATGTGGTCCGCTACTTGGCCAAAAGAAATACAAGCTCTTGCTGAAGATTTCTTAACTGATTACATTAAAGTTAATATTGGTTCATTAAATCTCtctgcaaataataatataaagcaaatCATAGAAGTCTGTGAAGAACATGAAAAAGAAGCAAAACTATCAAATTTGTTGAAAGAAATTGCTTCGGAAAAGGACAACAAAGTTATTGTATTTGTTGAGACAAAGAAAAAA gttGATGACATAGCACGTGCAGTGCGACGCAATGGACACAAAGCTTTAGCTATTCACGGCGATAAGTCGCAACCTGAGCGCGACGCCGTTTTAACCGAGTTTCGCAATGGAGCCACAACCATTTTGATAGCTACTGATGTTGCTGCTCGTGGTTTAGATGTTGAAGATGTAAAGTTCGTTGTTAATTTTGATTATCCAAATTCATCTGAAGATTACATTCACAGAATTG GTCGTACAGGCCGTTGCCAACAGTCTGGTACAGCATACACTTATTTTACGAGTGGTGATGCTCGCCAGGCCCGCGCCTTAGTGGCAGTGCTTCGTGAAACGGGTCAAAATCCTCCTGCTAAGCTTAGCGATATGGcaagaaacaacaacaacagttcaA gtCGGAATCGCTGGCAGCAACGCAAAGAAAACAACAGTGGTGCCAGTTCACCTCGCCAAAAGAGCAATCAATGGAATAATAAGATGGCTAATATGAGTAAtgaagaaaatcaaaataattatcaaaatcgtaatttacaacaacatcaacaacaacagcagcaacaacaacaacaacaagctCCACGATTTTCTAACCAGAACCAAAACACTAATCAGGGCTATAGACAAAACAGTTACCAAAAAACTGTACCTTTTCCTAGCCCAAATGTATTCGAATCAATGGGAAGCTACCAAGGAGGATACAACAATGGCTATCAAAATGCATACAACAATCAAAATGGTTATGGACAACGTACGTTCAACA ATGCACGTGGAAATGGCGGTCAACAATACCATCGTAATACTAACTCCGTTGGAAATAAATCAGCTGGATCAGGGTCTTCTTACGGATCTCCACCACCTCATTTTGCTACACCACCCCATTACACCCAAATGCATCCTCATCACCAGGAAATGCTTG GAGGCAAATTTTACGGTGGTGGCGTTGGAGGCGGCGGCCCTTGCGGCTACCAAGCAGCTGTAGGAGCTGGTGTTCCATACCCACATCTACCACCTGGCCCGCTATTATATGCAGCACCAGTTCaacagtaa